One genomic segment of Xyrauchen texanus isolate HMW12.3.18 chromosome 5, RBS_HiC_50CHRs, whole genome shotgun sequence includes these proteins:
- the LOC127643710 gene encoding tetraspanin-1-like, which translates to MTLMGYFLIGLGGFLFFIGVVGCCGILKRRKWMVLLFFIGVLIIFILQASWSVFVLLPRALKEKPLSTLEKDVIEGIQKNYGQSTEFLFTWDQTMSMLKCCGYKGYEDFTMSKFVMETSSYPTQCCGEGSNPICKNKEAKSKMVRGCSHVLMEENIMSGALGFLMCFLEIIALVVSLKVYRCLENLPDVLE; encoded by the exons ATGACGCTGATGGGCTACTTCCTGATTGGTCTGGGTGGCTTCCTGTTTTTTATTGGTGTAGTTGgctgttgtggcattttgaaGAGACGTAAATGGATGGTCCTGTTG TTTTTCATTGGTGTGCTCATCATCTTCATCCTGCAGGCTTCTTGGTCGGTGTTTGTTCTTCTTCCCAGGGCTTTG AAAGAAAAACCACTAAGCACATTAGAGAAGGATGTTATTGAAGGCATTCAGAAGAATTATGGGCAAAGCACCGAGTTCCTTTTCACATGGGACCAAACCATGAGTATG CTGAAGTGCTGTGGATATAAAGGCTATGAGGACTTCACAATGTCCAAGTTTGTGATGGAAACGTCGTCATATCCCACACAATGTTGCGGTGAAGGTTCAAATCCAATCTGTAAAAACAAAGAAGCTAAGAGTAAG ATGGTGAGGGGCTGCTCTCATGTCCTGATGGAGGAAAATATTATGTCTGGAGCTTTGGGTTTTCTGATGTGCTTTCTGGAG ATTATTGCATTGGTTGTTTCCCTAAAAGTGTATCGATGCTTGGAAAACTTACCTGATGTACTAGAGTGA